A genomic region of Eriocheir sinensis breed Jianghai 21 unplaced genomic scaffold, ASM2467909v1 Scaffold594, whole genome shotgun sequence contains the following coding sequences:
- the LOC126993265 gene encoding uncharacterized protein LOC126993265 isoform X2 → MSAEPQPREPVGEKHYRMALAAVSAQGDRKEAMKILEEKLNKAKGELLKLSNSYDTALDDIQNHYMNASSTLTSIKEAAEKALDAYMLEFQRRLRDQLEKMEELKKALSPVPNNKMISDSYSENAMTNIRNDNSVHSSVMEIHVETVPSIRFLGNEAFLFRVVNNKSLPYFGCITIDNKVSASDLHLHRDIDSETQEYTFRIGVPKEASDCKDLKSRIKFEVFQKDTGTSIFLSPVWVTDHYEVKFGFTKKTPFSVGVYLLDQHISGSPANIDPEKDLLDKETSDNQVMEVVKTSTKRGIGTEDPVVEAALGEINKNSYSNNGIIAEGVFKISKKTKIPSNPPSNNFLKDSPQTKAATKVASGASCSSQTTQGRPGTQEGKSAGPTSFYQQIANIMMEREGARLAKMMKGKVNEPVSSLKVQPETGPAEMGKEEQGTHLFADICRRHPDDLEESAQNGFPKILASLTKDHPKKLEDCSDDKTVIMKDLTVTITNDKTFPCKDKLKQKKSLSERTPVNFVVKTMSFNRVEGHLLYSTSITSPYALDRPVGIMEHSR, encoded by the exons TTACAGAATGGCCTTAGCCGCAGTAAGTGCtcagggagacaggaaggaggcaATGAAAATACTGGAGGAAAAATTAAACAAG GCTAAAGGTGAGCTGCTAAAACTGTCGAATTCTTATGACACTGCCCTTGATGATATCCAGAACCACTACATGAACGCCTCTTCAACCCTGACGTCAATAAAAGAGGCAGCGGAAAAG GCTTTGGATGCCTACATGCTGGAGTTCCAAAGGAGACTAAGGGATCAGCTGGAAAAGATGGAAGAGCTTAAAAAGGCACTCTCACCTGTTCCAAATAACAAG ATGATCTCTGATTCCTACAGTGAGAACGCCATGACCAACATCAGAAATGACAACAGTGTGCACTCCAGTGTCATGGAG ATTCATGTGGAAACTGTCCCAAGCATCAGATTTTTGGGCAATGAAGCATTCCTCTTCCGGGTAGTCAACAACAAGTCCCTTCCATACTTTGGCTGCATCACCATAGACAACAAAGTATCAGCCAGTGACTTGCACCTTCACCGGGACATTGATTCAGAAACTCAAGAGTACACATTTCGTATTGGT GTGCCCAAAGAAGCTTCAGATTGTAAAGACCTTAAATCCAGAATCAAGTTTGAGGTTTTTCAAAAGGACACAGGAACCTCAATATTTCTTTCTCCAGTATGGGTCACTGATCATTATG AGGTAAAGTTTGGCTTCACGAAAAAGACACCTTTTTCAGTTGGTGTGTACCTCTTAGATCAGCATATTTCTGGCAGCCCTGCAAATATTGATCCTGAAAAGGACTTACTTGACAAAGAAACTTCT GATAATCAAGTCATGGAAGTGGTGAAAACATCTACGAAGAGAG GGATTGGAACAGAAGACCCAGTCGTTGAAGCAGCCCTCGGAGAGATAAACAAAAACAGCTATTCCAACAATGGCATAATTGCTGAGGGTGTCTTCAAGATCtcaaagaagacaaaaataccATCTAACCCTCCCAGTAATAACTTCCTGAAG GATTCTCCACAGACAAAAGCTGCCACCAAGGTGGCGTCAGGTGCGTCATGCAGTTCCCAGACCACCCAGGGAAGACCAGGCACTCAGGAAGGAAAATCTGCTGGACCAACCAGTTTCTACCAGCAAATAGCCAACATTATGATGGAAAGAGAAGGTGCTAGACTGGCCAAAATGATGAAGGGAAAAGTAAATGAACCAGTCAGTAGTCTCAAGGTACAGCCAGAAACTGGTCCAGCCGAGATGGGCAAGGAAGAACAAGGTACTCATTTATTTGCAG ATATCTGCCGTCGTCATCCAGATGATCTTGAGGAGTCTGCCCAAAATGGCTTCCCTAAGATTTTGGCAAGTCTTACTAAG GATCATCCAAAGAAATTAGAAGACTGTTCAGATGACAAGACAGTAATCATGAAGGATCTGACAGTTACCATCACCAATGACAAGACCTTCCCGTGTAAAGATAAGCTGAAGCAGAAAAAGAGTCTGAGTG AACGCACACCTGTGAATTTCGTGGTCAAGACGATGTCGTTCAATAGAGTGGAAGGCCATTTGCTATATTCAACTTCCATCACAAGTCCATATGCCTTGGATCGACCAGTTGGGATTATGGAGCATTCCAGGTAG
- the LOC126993265 gene encoding uncharacterized protein LOC126993265 isoform X3: MSAEPQPREPVGEKHYRMALAAVSAQGDRKEAMKILEEKLNKAKGELLKLSNSYDTALDDIQNHYMNASSTLTSIKEAAEKALDAYMLEFQRRLRDQLEKMEELKKALSPVPNNKMISDSYSENAMTNIRNDNSVHSSVMEIHVETVPSIRFLGNEAFLFRVVNNKSLPYFGCITIDNKVSASDLHLHRDIDSETQEYTFRIGVPKEASDCKDLKSRIKFEVFQKDTGTSIFLSPVWVTDHYEVKFGFTKKTPFSVGVYLLDQHISGSPANIDPEKDLLDKETSDNQVMEVVKTSTKRGIGTEDPVVEAALGEINKNSYSNNGIIAEGVFKISKKTKIPSNPPSNNFLKQDSPQTKAATKVASGASCSSQTTQGRPGTQEGKSAGPTSFYQQIANIMMEREGARLAKMMKGKVNEPVSSLKVQPETGPAEMGKEEQDICRRHPDDLEESAQNGFPKILASLTKDHPKKLEDCSDDKTVIMKDLTVTITNDKTFPCKDKLKQKKSLSERTPVNFVVKTMSFNRVEGHLLYSTSITSPYALDRPVGIMEHSR, from the exons TTACAGAATGGCCTTAGCCGCAGTAAGTGCtcagggagacaggaaggaggcaATGAAAATACTGGAGGAAAAATTAAACAAG GCTAAAGGTGAGCTGCTAAAACTGTCGAATTCTTATGACACTGCCCTTGATGATATCCAGAACCACTACATGAACGCCTCTTCAACCCTGACGTCAATAAAAGAGGCAGCGGAAAAG GCTTTGGATGCCTACATGCTGGAGTTCCAAAGGAGACTAAGGGATCAGCTGGAAAAGATGGAAGAGCTTAAAAAGGCACTCTCACCTGTTCCAAATAACAAG ATGATCTCTGATTCCTACAGTGAGAACGCCATGACCAACATCAGAAATGACAACAGTGTGCACTCCAGTGTCATGGAG ATTCATGTGGAAACTGTCCCAAGCATCAGATTTTTGGGCAATGAAGCATTCCTCTTCCGGGTAGTCAACAACAAGTCCCTTCCATACTTTGGCTGCATCACCATAGACAACAAAGTATCAGCCAGTGACTTGCACCTTCACCGGGACATTGATTCAGAAACTCAAGAGTACACATTTCGTATTGGT GTGCCCAAAGAAGCTTCAGATTGTAAAGACCTTAAATCCAGAATCAAGTTTGAGGTTTTTCAAAAGGACACAGGAACCTCAATATTTCTTTCTCCAGTATGGGTCACTGATCATTATG AGGTAAAGTTTGGCTTCACGAAAAAGACACCTTTTTCAGTTGGTGTGTACCTCTTAGATCAGCATATTTCTGGCAGCCCTGCAAATATTGATCCTGAAAAGGACTTACTTGACAAAGAAACTTCT GATAATCAAGTCATGGAAGTGGTGAAAACATCTACGAAGAGAG GGATTGGAACAGAAGACCCAGTCGTTGAAGCAGCCCTCGGAGAGATAAACAAAAACAGCTATTCCAACAATGGCATAATTGCTGAGGGTGTCTTCAAGATCtcaaagaagacaaaaataccATCTAACCCTCCCAGTAATAACTTCCTGAAG CAGGATTCTCCACAGACAAAAGCTGCCACCAAGGTGGCGTCAGGTGCGTCATGCAGTTCCCAGACCACCCAGGGAAGACCAGGCACTCAGGAAGGAAAATCTGCTGGACCAACCAGTTTCTACCAGCAAATAGCCAACATTATGATGGAAAGAGAAGGTGCTAGACTGGCCAAAATGATGAAGGGAAAAGTAAATGAACCAGTCAGTAGTCTCAAGGTACAGCCAGAAACTGGTCCAGCCGAGATGGGCAAGGAAGAACAAG ATATCTGCCGTCGTCATCCAGATGATCTTGAGGAGTCTGCCCAAAATGGCTTCCCTAAGATTTTGGCAAGTCTTACTAAG GATCATCCAAAGAAATTAGAAGACTGTTCAGATGACAAGACAGTAATCATGAAGGATCTGACAGTTACCATCACCAATGACAAGACCTTCCCGTGTAAAGATAAGCTGAAGCAGAAAAAGAGTCTGAGTG AACGCACACCTGTGAATTTCGTGGTCAAGACGATGTCGTTCAATAGAGTGGAAGGCCATTTGCTATATTCAACTTCCATCACAAGTCCATATGCCTTGGATCGACCAGTTGGGATTATGGAGCATTCCAGGTAG
- the LOC126993265 gene encoding uncharacterized protein LOC126993265 isoform X1: MSAEPQPREPVGEKHYRMALAAVSAQGDRKEAMKILEEKLNKAKGELLKLSNSYDTALDDIQNHYMNASSTLTSIKEAAEKALDAYMLEFQRRLRDQLEKMEELKKALSPVPNNKMISDSYSENAMTNIRNDNSVHSSVMEIHVETVPSIRFLGNEAFLFRVVNNKSLPYFGCITIDNKVSASDLHLHRDIDSETQEYTFRIGVPKEASDCKDLKSRIKFEVFQKDTGTSIFLSPVWVTDHYEVKFGFTKKTPFSVGVYLLDQHISGSPANIDPEKDLLDKETSDNQVMEVVKTSTKRGIGTEDPVVEAALGEINKNSYSNNGIIAEGVFKISKKTKIPSNPPSNNFLKQDSPQTKAATKVASGASCSSQTTQGRPGTQEGKSAGPTSFYQQIANIMMEREGARLAKMMKGKVNEPVSSLKVQPETGPAEMGKEEQGTHLFADICRRHPDDLEESAQNGFPKILASLTKDHPKKLEDCSDDKTVIMKDLTVTITNDKTFPCKDKLKQKKSLSERTPVNFVVKTMSFNRVEGHLLYSTSITSPYALDRPVGIMEHSR; the protein is encoded by the exons TTACAGAATGGCCTTAGCCGCAGTAAGTGCtcagggagacaggaaggaggcaATGAAAATACTGGAGGAAAAATTAAACAAG GCTAAAGGTGAGCTGCTAAAACTGTCGAATTCTTATGACACTGCCCTTGATGATATCCAGAACCACTACATGAACGCCTCTTCAACCCTGACGTCAATAAAAGAGGCAGCGGAAAAG GCTTTGGATGCCTACATGCTGGAGTTCCAAAGGAGACTAAGGGATCAGCTGGAAAAGATGGAAGAGCTTAAAAAGGCACTCTCACCTGTTCCAAATAACAAG ATGATCTCTGATTCCTACAGTGAGAACGCCATGACCAACATCAGAAATGACAACAGTGTGCACTCCAGTGTCATGGAG ATTCATGTGGAAACTGTCCCAAGCATCAGATTTTTGGGCAATGAAGCATTCCTCTTCCGGGTAGTCAACAACAAGTCCCTTCCATACTTTGGCTGCATCACCATAGACAACAAAGTATCAGCCAGTGACTTGCACCTTCACCGGGACATTGATTCAGAAACTCAAGAGTACACATTTCGTATTGGT GTGCCCAAAGAAGCTTCAGATTGTAAAGACCTTAAATCCAGAATCAAGTTTGAGGTTTTTCAAAAGGACACAGGAACCTCAATATTTCTTTCTCCAGTATGGGTCACTGATCATTATG AGGTAAAGTTTGGCTTCACGAAAAAGACACCTTTTTCAGTTGGTGTGTACCTCTTAGATCAGCATATTTCTGGCAGCCCTGCAAATATTGATCCTGAAAAGGACTTACTTGACAAAGAAACTTCT GATAATCAAGTCATGGAAGTGGTGAAAACATCTACGAAGAGAG GGATTGGAACAGAAGACCCAGTCGTTGAAGCAGCCCTCGGAGAGATAAACAAAAACAGCTATTCCAACAATGGCATAATTGCTGAGGGTGTCTTCAAGATCtcaaagaagacaaaaataccATCTAACCCTCCCAGTAATAACTTCCTGAAG CAGGATTCTCCACAGACAAAAGCTGCCACCAAGGTGGCGTCAGGTGCGTCATGCAGTTCCCAGACCACCCAGGGAAGACCAGGCACTCAGGAAGGAAAATCTGCTGGACCAACCAGTTTCTACCAGCAAATAGCCAACATTATGATGGAAAGAGAAGGTGCTAGACTGGCCAAAATGATGAAGGGAAAAGTAAATGAACCAGTCAGTAGTCTCAAGGTACAGCCAGAAACTGGTCCAGCCGAGATGGGCAAGGAAGAACAAGGTACTCATTTATTTGCAG ATATCTGCCGTCGTCATCCAGATGATCTTGAGGAGTCTGCCCAAAATGGCTTCCCTAAGATTTTGGCAAGTCTTACTAAG GATCATCCAAAGAAATTAGAAGACTGTTCAGATGACAAGACAGTAATCATGAAGGATCTGACAGTTACCATCACCAATGACAAGACCTTCCCGTGTAAAGATAAGCTGAAGCAGAAAAAGAGTCTGAGTG AACGCACACCTGTGAATTTCGTGGTCAAGACGATGTCGTTCAATAGAGTGGAAGGCCATTTGCTATATTCAACTTCCATCACAAGTCCATATGCCTTGGATCGACCAGTTGGGATTATGGAGCATTCCAGGTAG
- the LOC126993267 gene encoding E3 ubiquitin-protein ligase TRIM71-like, which yields MACYKDKVYVGDLGLNCVYEVNYTTGCLLNTFGSAGTSPGCMVDPSGITCDPDGNIYVADSRNHRIQVFDSCRRVICIIDVDYPLNRPSGIYLTRNENLFVLNYWANSLAKYRLKYKYI from the exons ATGGCATGCTACAAGGACAAGGTTTATGTGGGAGATTTAG GGTTGAACTGTGTGTATGAAGTGAACTACACCACCGGATGTTTGCTGAATACATTTGGCAGCGCAGGAACATCTCCCGGGTGTATGGTAGATCCCTCGGGAATCACTTGTGACCCTGATGGCAACATTTATGTTGCTGACAGTCGCAATCACAGAATCCAG GTATTTGATTCTTGCAGAAGAGTCATTTGCATCATTGATGTAGACTACCCACTCAATCGTCCTTCTGGAATATATTTGACCAGAAATGAAAATCTGTTTGTGCTCAACTATTGGGCTAATTCTCTGGCAAAGTATCgcttaaaatataaatacatctGA